The genomic region ATCTAAGCGTGACACCAAGCACTCCCTTACCTGATGAAAGACTGGCTCCTTCCACTGTAGGTATACctgcaaagataaaaacagaaactactCAAGAGGATATGATGGAGCTTATGCCTCAATTACATTATGGTTCAAACTAAATGATCACTGTTATTGTGAAAATAGAAACTCACCACAGTGACTGAGACACTGAAGATCAATAACAATGCAATCAGAAATAAACTGATGGTCTTCTCTTGTTTAAAACATTCATATctgaaaaaagaagcaaatttgTTTATATTACATGTTCAGCTTGGTTATTCATGAAGAATCAAAAAGGTAAATAACAGAAGGTTAACGTGTAACCAAGTTTCTCCAAATGCAGGGACTACCTCTTAAAACTATCCTGACCCTGATTGGAACATTTTTCGGAGTGGTCTGGAGCTGGAGAGATAGTCTCTCCATTCAGAGAACCTTGGGCTACACATTTACCTTCTACTCTCTATTCTACTCTACACGCTATGTACGGGGAAACTGAAAGACACACATCAACCCACCAGAGCGCTCACCCATGTACGACACACACCATCTACACTctgatgcgcagcatcggggcaactcagggttcagtgtcttgcccaaggataCTTTTACATAGGATTGCAGGGCCAGaaatcaaaccaccaaccttctgattggcaggctaccactgagccaaagccACCATGTGCCAAGATGAAGGAACTTTAACGGTATGTGTACTCTGTTTGACTCTATAGCCACAAGAAGATGATAGAAGATGCTTTCTTGGAATGGATTAAGTAGGAATTTGACAGTTCATTTTACAGCATCAATCACACTAAAGTTAGTCAAGGCTTTAACAGCAATAAATCCAAGAAGTTGAGCCACTTACAGACAGTAGACAAAgatgcatgtactgtaaatcaTTGGCAACTCGTCCAGTAACTGCAAATGAGAATGCGACGAAAAGATAAATTAATTCATCCATATAGGAATATATTGTATTAACATAGTTTAACATTGTGTTAGACGGCACATGCTTGACCTCATGAAAACATTATGAACATTACCTAAGGAAACAAATTTGATTCATGCAGTTTCCGGAAGAAATGATAtcccaaaacaaaaagataactCTCAGCGGTCACCTCGTCATGATTATGTACCCACTTTTTGCTGACATATTAATATTTCAAAGTAACACTGTAGCCCACCTGCATTTCATATAGCAGCGTCATGTGGAAGCACCAAGAACCAACACCAACAGCTGGGCGATGCACAGACAACCCCATAAAACATTCAAATGGAAAGTCAGGACATTCACAACATGATTGACAGCATCAGCAGTACACTGTACAAATGGAAAGTCTGTTGTCAATAAAACAAGAGCTGTGTTTGCTTCAGTAGCGTGACTAATCTAGAGCTAGGAAATTTGTGATTTCAACAGACTAACCTGCCAGTCCGAGGAAAGAGCAGACGTAGCGAAACTCAAGGCCGTCTCGAAACGTCTGGATGGCCCCAAAAATAGGAGGAACAATCATAATCAAGTTGCTGACAGTGTTCCCTGTTCAAAAATACAACATAGACAAATTAGAGCCAGAAGACTATAATCTTTAAAGCATTTGTGCATCTTTGGATGATCACCTCTGTGACTGGATGACATAACAGCAGTGGGAGTTCTATGGGACAGGCTGGGTAATATATTGTGATTATTATAACACCAGCATGAATGGTATCTTTTTACGGAAACTTGATTACTGCACTAGGAATTCATGCACATGTTGCTACTATGTTTCCTGCCACCGTACttgaattttatattttattacatagcAATATATCACATATATTACAAAGCATTGGTATACTTAAATTACTGTGCATCTGTCACGTTAACAATATGTTACTGGTAGTTTAGTAGTATTTGGGTTTGCAATTGCAGGTACACTACAGGTAAAGGATAAATGGGCAGATAGAAAATGATGGGTTCTGGCTAGGTGTcacttttcaataaaaaatattgttaagATTAGtcgattaaaaaaatgacaaaattaatCAGCATCTATTTTGTATTGACTAATcgtttcagtcattttttaaagagttatgccaaaaatgtaataattccAAATGCTCAAATGTCTCAATTTGCAATGTTTTAGTcttactttataaaaaaattgaatattatTGGCAGCGGCACTGTGTTGCAGTTGTCGCCTCATAGCAAGAGGGTTTGGGGTTCTAATtgttaggggtgggaatctcttggCACCTTACAATTCGATTTAGAGGCCAACGATTAAATTGGATGGGATGATGTTCAAACTTAGGTGTGGAAAACAATTGGGCTTACCAGGATGTTAAGTCATGTGAAAACTAATACTGCATTATCTGCAGGTGTCTGACAAAAGCCAAGGTGTTTCCACAAGTCCTTAGGGGACTGTTCACAATGTGTGGACTTTGGTTACTGATAATAAATCTACACACCAAGATTACTACAGCACATgagtggttttgtttttcacatttcaatGAAAACTGCAATCACATGAATGTGATGAGACCCTGACCCAAGGTACTTTTTACTCTTTGTGTCAGCTTTCTCCGGTCACCATATcctgatgttttaaaaaagagagataagAGAGATAACACGCACAAAATACGCTTTAACAATGCCACATTCCAGCCATTGTAAAGTGAATGCATGTTTAAATGCCAAACAATTCTTCTCCTGGAGCTTCAACTGTCAGTATATCCTTGATTTGAGGCATTCACACCAGTGCCAATGTTTAGGCACGTTTCAATGAAATGAATACAGTATGCTAAAACAGTAGAACTACAACATGTACTTCACAACTTActttttaggaaaataaattaTGTGTACTACAAAGGCCTCTTGGTGTGGACTGAACTCTGACCCAGTTGGCTACAGTTTACCTTGGACTGGGCTAATGCTGTTGCATCAGTTAGCACCTTGAACAGAACTGAACACTGAACTTGAAAGACTTTACCTTGTTCCTCGCCATGAATAGGTAGATTGAATTAATTTATAAATTTTGGCCagtattaatttaaaaaggctTTCTTTGTATCATAACTCTTTTGAAAACATTCCCTTTTTTACTTACACAAGCTTAAATTGCCTGCACAATAATGAGTAACCTCAAAGTATTATTGTTAGTTAAATGTTTCGCCAAATGCTTTTGAAGGAACGCATGTGTCATGCATGTTAGTCTCATTTTCAGGATGAGTGATATGAACCGTTTGACGCTAACAATGTTTAAATCTAAGATAATGGTTCCTGAGGAACCTGTTTTTATCTTTAGTCAAAGCAATGCAGGTCCCTGATAGTATGGAGGAAAATATTCAAGTTTCAAGTCCTGCATTTGAATGACTAGCTAGCTATTCTCGCATTCATTGCTAGACCTAGCTATCTACTAGTAATTGCCCCTTGTAATGGGAAACATCCAAGTCCACGTTCCACTGTTGATACAAGTAAGAGCATAGGGGTAATAATGATAAACTGAGATGTGTCTAGTAACGTTAGCTGACACTTCATGAAGAATAATAACCTAACGTTACAGTAAAGCTGTAGCTATGCAAAACAGCTCGACACAGAACGGGTTGACTAACAGCTCTAGCTAATAACGTTAGTTGTTCACATGCCGTATGAGCTAGCTAACATTTAGCTTACACTAGCTTTGTGACCGAAAATTCTTACCAGCTAGCCGATAACATAAATCCCTACTTCACTACGTTATTCAGTAGCGACTGTACGTACCATGGGGTACGTGACGTTACACAGTATGGCTGTCTGTACTCCCCCCAAAAGTCTCCTTAAACAAACCATACAAATTGTTTTCAGGGAAAACCAACGTAATTATATCTTACTTACAAAATTCCGCAATGTAAAAAGAAGCAACATAATTTTCTTCGCACCAGTCCAGCGTTGAGGTCGGCCGCCCCCAGTATCCCTGCCTGTCTGCCGAGGGAGCCAtgatggaagaggaggaggctgcTTGTACTAACGGATTTGTAGTCCCATCACAGCACGAGCAGTCCTCACACGAGCCCTCCTCCTCACGAGCGATGGGAAGAAACTCCAGTGAGACTGCAGCAACCGTTGTTACTCTAGCTAAACAGTAACACTACACAAATAACAGTAAAAGGGTTGGGCATTTCACTAATGCCTAGCAGTTAGCACAATTGTATCATTCTAAATGCAAATTATGGGTAGGcctacaatttttttattgtgtgctgAACAAAAATGTAGCCTCCATGTTAGAACCatgctgttattttaaaaatagacCTTTATGTTTTAATTGAGTTACACACATGTGATGTTTAGATAGCCTGTGTCCCCTGGTAACATTagcatattattattagtgCATACCCCTAAAGTAGCAAAATTACCACTGAAAAACCTTAATGGTTCTTTTTCTGTGTAGCCTACATTAGATTTGTTTATACAGCAACCGTAACCATA from Etheostoma cragini isolate CJK2018 chromosome 13, CSU_Ecrag_1.0, whole genome shotgun sequence harbors:
- the acer3 gene encoding alkaline ceramidase 3, translated to MAPSADRQGYWGRPTSTLDWCEENYVASFYIAEFWNTVSNLIMIVPPIFGAIQTFRDGLEFRYVCSFLGLAAVGVGSWCFHMTLLYEMQLLDELPMIYSTCIFVYCLYECFKQEKTISLFLIALLLIFSVSVTVVYLQWKEPVFHQVMYGALVGCLVMRSVFIVTWVYPWLRPLCYASLGIFLLGFLLWNIDNIFCDTLRASRQTLPSGVGVVTQFHAWWHIFTGLGSYLHILLSLQIRSTYLKYRPNVKFLCGVWPTLHIEPQKTS